A single window of Nicotiana sylvestris chromosome 3, ASM39365v2, whole genome shotgun sequence DNA harbors:
- the LOC104225608 gene encoding nuclear cap-binding protein subunit 2-like: MASLFKDLAKISAYRDRRFSGTQEEFEDALLKSTTVYVGNMSFYTTEEQVYELFSHAGEIKKIVMGLDKNSKTPCGFCFVIFYSRDDTEDSVKYISGTILDDRPIRVDFDWGFQEGRQWGRGRSGGQVRGEYRTDYDPDILLLGGYGKLVQKELEAQRQLVDYGTGSLGAYPPVMPPPPCKRGGNHGHGGSYRQGRDYHRKRHREDDHHRSDYPKRSYDRESRRISNHESRPEKNPRFRESGDSDEEEDDDRKRRT, from the exons gatTTAGCCAAGATTTCAGCATATAGGGATAGAAGGTTTTCAGGAACCCAGGAAGAATTTGAAGATGCTTTGCTGAAGTCGACTACTGTTTATGTGGGGAACATGTCCTTCTACACAACAGAGGAACAAGTGTATGAGCTGTTCTCTCATGCTGGAGAGATTAAAAAGATAGTGATGGGATTggataagaattccaaaactccTTGTGGGTTCTGCTTTGTAAT ATTCTACTCTAGGGACGACACTGAAGATTCTGTCAAATACATCAGTGGGACAATTCTTGATGATCGCCCGATTCGTGTggattttgattggggatttcAAGAAGGTAGACAATGGGGCCGCGGTAGGAGTGGTGGACAG GTGCGCGGCGAATATCGTACCGACTATGATCCAGATATCCTTCTCTT AGGTGGTTATGGAAAATTGGTCCAAAAGGAATTGGAAGCACAAAGGCAGCTTGTGGATTATGGTACAGGATCATTGGGCGCTTACCCACCAGTTATGCCTCCACCTCCATGTAA ACGTGGTGGAAATCATGGTCATGGAGGTTCTTATCGGCAAGGTAGAG ACTATCATCGCAAGCGACACAGGGAAGATGACCACCATCGGTCAGATTATCCAAAGAGGAGTTATGACCGTGAATCTCGAAGAATCTCTAATCATGAATCTAgaccg GAGAAGAATCCACGTTTCCGTGAGAGTGGTGATTCTGATGAAGAGGAAGATGATGATAGGAAGCGGCGTACTTAG